In Capricornis sumatraensis isolate serow.1 chromosome 16, serow.2, whole genome shotgun sequence, a genomic segment contains:
- the NLRP10 gene encoding LOW QUALITY PROTEIN: NACHT, LRR and PYD domains-containing protein 10 (The sequence of the model RefSeq protein was modified relative to this genomic sequence to represent the inferred CDS: inserted 2 bases in 2 codons; deleted 1 base in 1 codon; substituted 6 bases at 6 genomic stop codons): MNLDWICIDSKVTYGAQEAVKIVLRVSMIVNLLELSHVCLDGELWTGEHVCHLQEIQEGGYNGNHDQLLPVAMSGSGSPDSSPCPSWELELDSVTVGALFNPXEEPFQVPPRVALQGSAGIGEITLPRKMVVDXTSGTLFPGWFDDAICXLXSGSLYVALLAEGKLDQRLLXCCRDNQAAITELLRQLEWLQFILDGYDDLQGPLAERLKRLRSSLMEDVLHPXIRRMVLPRSSLHITTQTLASWNPEPLLRQPHSDHILRAFSEDKKRSYLSSYFTDEKQVRNALDIVQANDVLYKACQVLGICWXVCSWLXGQVERGREVSEVPSTVPSPYCGVM, from the exons ATGAATTTAGATTGGATTTGCATTGACTCTAAAGTAACGTATGGAGCTCAGGAGGCTGTGAAAATTGTGCTCAGGGTCTCGATGATTGTGAACCTGTTGGAGCTCAGCCACGTTTGTCTGGATGGCGA ATTATGGACAGGAGAGCATGTGTGCCACCTACAGGAGATTCAAGAAGGGGGCTACAATGGCAACCATGACCAGCTTCTTCCAGTGGCCATGTCCGGCTCAGGGAGCCCAGACTCATCTCCCTGccccagctgggagctggagctggactctgtcACTGTGGGGGCTCTATTTAATCCATAAGAAGAGCCCTTCCAGGTCCCACCCAGAGTGGCGCTACAGGGGTCAGCTGGCATAGGAGAGATAACCCTGCCCAGAAAAATGGTGGTGGACTAGACCAGTGGCACCCTGTTCCCAGGCTGGTTTGATGATGCCATATGTTAGCTGTAGAGTGGGTCCTTATATGTGGCCCTGCTGGCAGAGGGCAAACTGGACCAGCGCCTCCTCTGATGTTGTAGGGACAATCAAGCAGCTATCACAGAGCTTCTGAGGCAGCTGGAGTGGCTCCAGTTCATCCTGGATGGCTATGATGATCTGCAGGGGCCCTTG GCCGAGAGGTTGAAGAGGCTGAGGTCCAGTCTCATGGAGGACGTGCTGCACCCTTGAATCAGGAGGATGGTACTGCCGAGGTCCTCCCTTCACATCACCACCCAGACCCTGGCTTCGTGGAATCCAGAGCCCTTGCTGAGACAGCCACACTCTGACCACATCCTCAGAGCTTTCTCTGAGGACAAGAAGAGGAGTTATTTAAGCtcatatttcacagatgagaagcaAGTTAGAAATGCCCTTGACATTGTGCAAGCAAATGATGTTCTCTACAAAGCATGTCAGGTTCTAGGAATTTGCT TTGTCTGCTCTTGGC AAGGACAGgtagagagaggcagagaggtcTCAGaagtgcccagcacagtgcccaGTCCGTACTGTGGTGTAATGTGA